A region of Streptomyces sp. R44 DNA encodes the following proteins:
- a CDS encoding 3-isopropylmalate dehydrogenase yields the protein MSHSINLAVIPGDGIGQEVVAQGLKVLSAALPQDVKLETEEYDFGAKRYHATGETLTDADLASLKKHDAILLGAIGDPSVPSGVLERGFLLKLRFAFDHHVNLRPSKLLPGVATPLAGQPEIDFVVVREGTEGPYTGNGGTIRKGTEHEVATEVSVNTAFGVERVVRDAFARAQARPRKKLTLVHKNNVLTFAGHLWTNIFHKVAAEFPEVTTDYLHVDAATIFLVTDPARFDVIVTDNLFGDIITDLAAAVSGGIGVAASGNINPSGEFPSMFEPVHGSAPDIAGQGKADPTATVLSVALLLRHLGHEAEAARVEEAVAADLTERGDSVRTTDEIGDALAARVAS from the coding sequence ATGTCTCACAGCATCAATCTCGCAGTCATTCCCGGCGACGGCATCGGCCAGGAGGTCGTGGCCCAGGGCCTCAAGGTCCTCTCGGCCGCCCTTCCCCAGGACGTGAAGCTGGAGACCGAGGAGTACGACTTCGGCGCCAAGCGCTACCACGCCACCGGTGAGACCCTCACCGACGCCGACCTCGCCTCCCTCAAGAAGCACGACGCCATCCTGCTCGGCGCCATCGGCGACCCGTCGGTGCCGTCCGGCGTCCTGGAGCGCGGCTTCCTGCTGAAGCTCCGCTTCGCCTTCGACCACCACGTGAACCTGCGTCCCTCGAAGCTGCTCCCCGGCGTCGCCACCCCGCTCGCCGGGCAGCCCGAGATCGACTTCGTCGTGGTCCGCGAGGGCACCGAGGGCCCGTACACGGGCAACGGCGGCACCATCCGCAAGGGCACCGAGCACGAGGTCGCCACCGAGGTCTCGGTCAACACCGCCTTCGGTGTCGAGCGCGTGGTCCGGGACGCCTTCGCCCGCGCCCAGGCCCGCCCGCGCAAGAAGCTGACGCTGGTCCACAAGAACAACGTGCTGACCTTCGCCGGCCACCTCTGGACGAACATCTTCCACAAGGTCGCGGCCGAGTTCCCCGAGGTCACGACCGACTACCTGCACGTCGACGCCGCGACGATCTTCCTCGTCACCGACCCGGCCCGCTTCGACGTGATCGTCACCGACAACCTCTTCGGCGACATCATCACCGACCTCGCCGCTGCCGTCTCCGGCGGCATCGGCGTCGCCGCCTCCGGCAACATCAACCCGAGCGGCGAGTTCCCGTCCATGTTCGAGCCGGTCCACGGCTCCGCGCCGGACATCGCGGGCCAGGGCAAGGCCGACCCCACGGCCACCGTCCTCTCCGTCGCCCTCCTGCTCCGCCACCTCGGCCACGAGGCCGAGGCCGCCCGGGTCGAGGAGGCCGTCGCCGCCGACCTCACCGAGCGCGGCGACAGCGTCCGCACCACGGACGAGATCGGCGACGCGCTCGCCGCGCGAGTAGCGAGCTGA
- a CDS encoding cytosine permease, with the protein MPIEQRGVDTIPEAERTSGPRDLMSILLGSNLCLGVIVFGWLPVSFGLGFWASVTSVITGTLVGVAVTAPLALVSLRTATNLSTSSGAFFGVRGRLVGSVVGLLLSLGYTALTLWIGGDVMVGTLARLIGLPTGGAAHAAVYALLAACTVVGAVYGYRLLLRLSKALAIGMTVLLAVGLFAYSGDFTTAAVPDTPYLLGSFWPTWLLSAVAAGLSGPVAFITLLGDYTRYVSPERHSTKTVFRATCLGLTVGLLVPQLFGTFTALAARGGLDYAGPLVEASPVWYLVPLLIAATAGSVGNAGLMLYSMGLDLDAILPKATRARATLVVAAVATAFVFLGHFASDAQTAMTSFVLLLTAIGTPWAVITLIGHVRCGGRYDPEALQVFNNRSRGGIYWYSAGWHPRATVSWAVGAAVGLAAVSTPLYEGPLLALTGGIDCSFVFSGIVGGALYAVLTPNRAPETVTTAPEALVQAE; encoded by the coding sequence ATGCCGATTGAACAGCGCGGAGTCGACACCATCCCCGAGGCCGAACGCACCAGCGGCCCCCGCGACCTCATGTCGATCCTGCTCGGATCCAACCTCTGTCTGGGGGTGATCGTCTTCGGCTGGCTGCCGGTCTCCTTCGGACTCGGTTTCTGGGCCTCGGTGACCTCCGTCATCACCGGAACCCTCGTCGGCGTCGCGGTCACCGCCCCGCTCGCACTCGTGTCGCTGCGCACCGCGACCAACCTCTCCACCTCCTCCGGAGCCTTCTTCGGCGTCCGCGGCCGGCTCGTCGGCTCCGTGGTCGGGCTGCTGCTCTCGCTCGGCTACACCGCGCTGACCCTCTGGATCGGCGGCGATGTGATGGTGGGCACACTCGCCCGCCTGATCGGCCTGCCGACCGGCGGCGCGGCCCACGCCGCCGTCTACGCGCTCCTGGCCGCCTGCACCGTGGTGGGCGCGGTGTACGGCTACCGGCTGCTGCTCCGGCTGAGCAAGGCGCTCGCGATCGGCATGACGGTGCTCCTCGCCGTCGGCCTGTTCGCCTACTCCGGCGACTTCACGACGGCGGCGGTGCCGGACACCCCGTACCTGCTCGGCTCCTTCTGGCCGACCTGGCTGCTCTCGGCCGTCGCGGCCGGCCTCAGCGGACCGGTGGCGTTCATCACCCTGCTCGGCGACTACACCCGGTACGTCTCCCCCGAGCGGCACAGCACGAAGACCGTGTTCCGGGCGACCTGCCTGGGCCTGACCGTGGGCCTGCTCGTCCCGCAGCTCTTCGGCACGTTCACCGCCCTGGCGGCGCGCGGCGGCCTGGACTACGCGGGCCCGCTCGTCGAGGCGTCCCCCGTCTGGTACCTCGTACCGCTGCTCATCGCCGCCACCGCCGGCTCCGTCGGCAACGCCGGTCTGATGCTGTACTCGATGGGGCTCGACCTCGACGCGATCCTGCCGAAGGCCACGCGCGCGCGTGCCACCCTCGTGGTCGCGGCGGTGGCGACGGCCTTCGTCTTCCTCGGCCACTTCGCCTCGGACGCCCAGACGGCGATGACCTCGTTCGTGCTGCTGCTCACCGCGATCGGCACCCCGTGGGCGGTGATCACCCTCATCGGGCACGTGCGCTGCGGCGGCCGGTACGACCCGGAGGCGCTCCAGGTCTTCAACAACCGCTCGCGCGGCGGGATCTACTGGTACTCGGCGGGCTGGCACCCGCGCGCCACCGTCTCCTGGGCGGTCGGCGCGGCGGTCGGCCTGGCCGCGGTGTCGACGCCGCTCTACGAGGGGCCGCTGCTCGCCCTGACGGGCGGGATCGACTGCAGCTTCGTGTTCTCGGGGATCGTGGGCGGCGCGCTGTACGCCGTCCTGACGCCGAACAGGGCTCCCGAGACCGTGACGACGGCCCCGGAAGCCCTGGTCCAGGCGGAGTAG
- a CDS encoding urease subunit alpha gives MDPYEYASVHGPRAGDRVVLGDSGLVVRVESDSQKPGDEFLAGFGKTARDGLHLKAAAVRETCDVVISNVLVIDAVQGIRKVSIGIREGRIHAIGRAGNPDTLDGVDVVVGTGTSIVSGEGLIATAGAVDTHVHLLSPRIMEASLASGVTTIIGQEFGPVWGVGVNSPWALKHAFSAFDAWPVNIGFLARGSSSDPAPLVEALAEGGASGFKVHEDMGAHTRALDTALRVAEEHDVQVALHSDGLNECLSVEDTLRVLEGRTIHAFHIEGCGGGHVPNVLKMAGVPNVIGSSTNPTLPFGRDAVAEHYGMIVSVHDLKTDLPGDAAMARDRIRAGTMGAEDVLHDLGAIGITSSDAQGMGRAGETVRRTFAMAGKMKAELGPMEGDGAHDDNARVLRYIAKLTINPAIAHGLAHEIGSIEVGKMADIVLWRPEFFGAKPQMVIKNGFPAWGVVGDPNAATDTCQPLVLGPLFGAHGAAPAELSVAFVAQAAVDLGSDSLPTRRRRVAVRGTRGIGPADLVFNSRVGDVQVDGRTGLVSLDGSPIRSEAAESVSLNRLYFL, from the coding sequence ATGGACCCGTACGAGTACGCATCCGTGCACGGCCCCCGCGCCGGCGACCGGGTCGTCCTGGGCGACTCCGGACTCGTCGTCCGCGTCGAGTCGGACTCCCAGAAGCCCGGCGACGAGTTCCTCGCGGGCTTCGGCAAGACCGCCCGCGACGGCCTCCACCTCAAGGCCGCGGCCGTCCGCGAGACCTGCGACGTCGTCATCAGCAACGTCCTGGTCATCGACGCCGTGCAGGGCATCCGCAAGGTGTCCATCGGCATCCGCGAGGGCCGGATCCACGCGATCGGGCGGGCCGGCAACCCCGACACCCTCGACGGCGTCGACGTCGTCGTCGGCACCGGCACCTCGATCGTCTCCGGCGAGGGCCTCATCGCCACCGCCGGCGCCGTCGACACCCACGTCCACCTGCTGTCGCCCCGGATCATGGAGGCCTCGCTCGCGAGCGGCGTCACCACGATCATCGGCCAGGAGTTCGGGCCCGTCTGGGGTGTCGGAGTCAACTCGCCCTGGGCGCTCAAGCACGCCTTCAGCGCCTTCGACGCGTGGCCGGTCAACATCGGCTTCCTGGCCCGCGGTTCCTCCTCGGACCCGGCGCCGCTCGTCGAGGCGCTCGCCGAGGGCGGAGCGTCGGGCTTCAAGGTCCACGAGGACATGGGCGCCCACACCCGGGCCCTGGACACCGCGCTGCGGGTGGCCGAGGAGCACGACGTCCAGGTCGCGCTGCACTCGGACGGCCTGAACGAGTGCCTGTCCGTCGAGGACACCCTCCGCGTCCTGGAAGGCCGTACGATCCACGCCTTCCACATCGAGGGCTGCGGCGGCGGACACGTCCCCAACGTCCTGAAGATGGCGGGCGTGCCGAACGTCATCGGCTCCTCCACCAACCCCACCCTGCCCTTCGGCCGCGACGCGGTCGCCGAGCACTACGGGATGATCGTCTCCGTCCACGACCTGAAGACCGACCTCCCGGGCGACGCCGCCATGGCGCGCGACCGGATCCGGGCCGGGACGATGGGCGCGGAGGACGTCCTGCACGACCTCGGCGCGATCGGGATCACCTCCTCCGACGCGCAGGGGATGGGAAGGGCCGGCGAGACCGTACGCCGGACCTTCGCCATGGCCGGGAAGATGAAGGCCGAGCTGGGCCCGATGGAGGGCGACGGCGCGCACGACGACAACGCGCGCGTGCTGCGCTACATCGCCAAGCTCACCATCAACCCGGCGATCGCCCACGGCCTCGCCCACGAGATCGGCTCGATCGAGGTCGGGAAGATGGCCGACATCGTGCTGTGGCGGCCGGAGTTCTTCGGCGCCAAGCCGCAGATGGTCATCAAGAACGGCTTCCCCGCGTGGGGGGTCGTGGGCGATCCGAACGCCGCCACCGACACCTGCCAGCCGCTGGTCCTCGGACCGCTGTTCGGCGCCCACGGTGCCGCTCCGGCCGAGCTCTCCGTCGCCTTCGTCGCCCAGGCCGCCGTCGACCTCGGCTCCGACTCCCTGCCGACCCGCCGCCGCCGCGTCGCCGTGCGCGGCACCCGCGGCATCGGCCCCGCCGACCTGGTCTTCAACTCCCGCGTCGGCGACGTGCAGGTCGACGGCCGGACCGGCCTCGTCTCGCTCGACGGCTCCCCGATCCGTTCCGAGGCGGCCGAGTCCGTCTCCCTCAACCGCCTCTACTTCCTCTAG
- a CDS encoding agmatine/peptidylarginine deiminase produces MTFRMPAEWMPHERTWMAWPSPNPTFTNDEELAEAREAWASVARAVRRFEPVTVVVAPGDADSARALLGPEIDLVERELDDAWMRDIGPTFVTNGTELAAVDWVFNGWGAQDWARWEHDSKIARHIADVAGVPVLSSPLVNEGGAIHVDGEGTVLLTDTVQLGPGRNPEWTREQVEQEIHAKLGTTKAIWLPHGLAGDYGMYGTQGHVDIVAAFARPGTVLVHSQQDPAHPDYVRSKMYVEILRGQTDAQGRPLEVIEVPAPTVLKDEEGEWVDYSYINHYLCNGGVVLCGFDDPNDEVAAEIFRRLFPERHVVLVDARPIFAGGGGIHCITQQQPAV; encoded by the coding sequence ATGACCTTCCGCATGCCCGCCGAGTGGATGCCGCACGAGCGCACCTGGATGGCCTGGCCCAGCCCCAACCCCACCTTCACCAACGACGAGGAGCTCGCCGAGGCCCGCGAGGCCTGGGCCTCGGTGGCCCGCGCCGTCCGCCGCTTCGAGCCGGTGACCGTGGTCGTCGCGCCCGGCGACGCCGATTCGGCCCGTGCGCTCCTGGGCCCGGAGATCGACCTGGTCGAGCGCGAGCTCGATGACGCCTGGATGCGGGACATCGGCCCGACCTTCGTCACCAACGGAACCGAACTCGCCGCCGTGGACTGGGTGTTCAACGGCTGGGGTGCCCAGGACTGGGCCCGCTGGGAGCACGACTCCAAGATCGCCCGCCATATCGCGGACGTGGCGGGAGTCCCCGTACTCTCGTCCCCCCTCGTGAACGAGGGCGGCGCGATCCACGTCGACGGCGAGGGCACCGTCCTCCTCACCGACACCGTCCAGCTCGGCCCGGGCCGCAACCCCGAGTGGACCCGCGAGCAGGTTGAGCAGGAGATCCACGCCAAGCTCGGCACGACCAAGGCGATCTGGCTCCCGCACGGCCTCGCCGGCGACTACGGCATGTACGGCACCCAGGGCCACGTCGACATCGTCGCCGCCTTCGCCCGCCCCGGCACGGTCCTCGTCCACAGCCAGCAGGACCCGGCCCACCCCGACTACGTGCGCTCGAAGATGTACGTGGAGATCCTGCGCGGCCAGACGGACGCGCAGGGCCGCCCGCTGGAGGTCATCGAGGTCCCGGCCCCCACCGTCCTGAAGGACGAGGAGGGCGAGTGGGTCGACTACTCGTACATCAACCACTACCTGTGCAACGGCGGCGTGGTCCTGTGCGGCTTCGACGACCCGAACGACGAGGTCGCGGCCGAGATCTTCCGCCGCCTCTTCCCCGAACGCCACGTGGTCCTGGTCGACGCCCGCCCGATCTTCGCGGGCGGCGGCGGCATCCACTGCATCACGCAGCAGCAGCCGGCGGTCTGA
- a CDS encoding branched-chain amino acid aminotransferase: MTTPTIELKPSSSPLSAAEREAILANPGFGRHFTDHMVTIRWTEGRGWHDAQLVPYGPLSLDPATNVLHYAQEIFEGLKAYRRPDGSVATFRPDANARRFQSSARRLGMPELPVETFVEACDVLVRHDEAWVPAHGGEDSLYLRPFMIATEVGLGVRPANEYLFVVIASPAGPYFPGGVKPVSIWASEDRVRAVPGGVGDAKTGGNYAASLLAQAEAAAKGCDQVCYLDAVEHKWVEELGGMNLYFVYGAASNEKPKIVTPTLTGSLLAGITRDSLLKVAKDLGYESEEARVSIDQWQADTENGTLTEVFACGTAAVITPVGTVKSARGEWQQSGGEPGEVTMRLREALLAIQTGKSEDVHGWMHELGKA, translated from the coding sequence ATGACGACGCCCACGATCGAGCTCAAGCCCTCCTCCAGCCCGCTGTCCGCCGCGGAGCGCGAGGCGATCCTGGCCAACCCGGGATTCGGCCGCCACTTCACCGACCACATGGTCACCATCCGGTGGACCGAGGGCCGTGGCTGGCACGACGCCCAGCTCGTGCCGTACGGTCCGCTCTCCCTGGACCCCGCCACGAACGTCCTGCACTACGCGCAGGAGATCTTCGAGGGCCTGAAGGCCTACCGCCGCCCCGACGGCTCCGTCGCCACCTTCCGCCCGGATGCCAACGCCCGCCGCTTCCAGTCCTCCGCCCGCCGGCTCGGCATGCCCGAGCTGCCGGTCGAGACCTTCGTCGAGGCCTGTGACGTCCTCGTCCGGCACGACGAGGCCTGGGTTCCGGCGCACGGCGGCGAGGACTCGCTCTACCTGCGCCCGTTCATGATCGCCACCGAGGTCGGCCTGGGCGTCCGCCCGGCCAACGAGTACCTCTTCGTGGTCATCGCCTCGCCGGCCGGCCCGTACTTCCCCGGCGGCGTGAAGCCCGTCTCCATCTGGGCCTCGGAGGACCGCGTCCGCGCCGTCCCCGGCGGCGTCGGCGACGCCAAGACCGGCGGCAACTACGCGGCCTCCCTGCTCGCGCAGGCCGAGGCGGCGGCCAAGGGCTGCGACCAGGTCTGCTACCTCGACGCGGTCGAGCACAAGTGGGTCGAGGAACTCGGCGGCATGAACCTGTACTTCGTGTACGGCGCTGCGTCCAATGAGAAGCCGAAGATCGTCACGCCGACCCTCACCGGTTCGCTGCTCGCCGGTATCACCCGCGACTCGCTCCTCAAGGTCGCCAAGGACCTCGGCTACGAGTCCGAGGAGGCCCGCGTCTCCATCGACCAGTGGCAGGCCGACACCGAGAACGGCACCCTCACCGAGGTCTTCGCCTGCGGCACCGCCGCCGTCATCACCCCGGTCGGCACGGTCAAGTCCGCCCGGGGCGAGTGGCAGCAGTCGGGCGGCGAGCCCGGTGAGGTCACGATGAGGCTGCGCGAGGCGCTGCTCGCCATCCAGACCGGGAAGTCCGAGGACGTCCACGGCTGGATGCACGAACTCGGCAAGGCGTAA
- the ureA gene encoding urease subunit gamma produces the protein MRLTPTERDRLLLFGAAELARARRARGLRLNVPEATALIADTVCEAARDGKRLAEAIEAARSVLGPDDVLPGVADVVTEVHVEAVFDDGSRLAVVSNPIGGGGLGAEAPGALLPGPAYEEAEPALVVRVRNTATVPVSVTSHFHFFEANPRLDFDRAAAYGMRLAIPAGASFRFDPGGEAEVGLVPIGGARVAIGFAGLVDGALDAPGAKEEALRRAAACGYLGISGGDV, from the coding sequence GTGAGACTGACCCCTACGGAACGCGACCGGCTGCTTCTCTTCGGTGCCGCCGAGCTCGCCCGCGCTCGCCGGGCCCGTGGCCTGCGGCTCAATGTGCCCGAGGCGACCGCGCTCATCGCGGACACCGTCTGCGAGGCAGCCCGCGACGGCAAGCGACTCGCCGAGGCGATCGAGGCGGCCCGTTCCGTCCTCGGCCCCGACGACGTCCTGCCCGGTGTCGCCGACGTGGTCACCGAGGTCCACGTCGAGGCCGTCTTCGACGACGGCTCACGGCTCGCGGTCGTCTCGAACCCGATCGGCGGGGGCGGCCTGGGCGCCGAGGCGCCGGGCGCGCTGCTGCCCGGTCCCGCGTACGAGGAGGCCGAGCCGGCGCTCGTCGTACGCGTCCGGAACACGGCGACGGTCCCGGTGAGCGTCACGTCCCACTTCCACTTCTTCGAGGCCAACCCGCGCCTCGACTTCGACCGGGCCGCCGCCTACGGCATGCGCCTCGCCATCCCGGCCGGGGCGTCCTTCCGCTTCGACCCGGGCGGCGAGGCCGAGGTCGGGCTCGTGCCGATCGGCGGCGCCCGCGTCGCCATCGGCTTCGCGGGCCTGGTCGACGGTGCGCTGGACGCGCCGGGCGCGAAGGAAGAAGCCCTGCGGCGCGCCGCCGCCTGCGGCTACCTGGGAATCTCGGGAGGAGATGTCTGA
- the cimA gene encoding citramalate synthase: MTTENAEGSRLDDSFHVFDTTLRDGAQREGINLTVADKLTIARHLDEFGVGFIEGGWPGANPRDTEFFARARQEIAFKNAQLVAFGATRRAGGSAAEDPQVKALLDSGAPVITLVAKSHDRHVELALRTTLDENLEMVRDTVAHLVSQGRRVFVDCEHFFDGYKANPDYAKAVVRAAHEAGADVVILCDTNGGMLPAQIQAVVATVIADTGARLGIHAQDDTGCAVANTLAAVDAGATHVQCTANGYGERVGNANLFPVVAALELKYGKRVLPEGALAEMTRISHAIAEVVNLTPSTHQPYVGVSAFAHKAGLHASAIKVDPDLYQHIDPELVGNTMRMLVSDMAGRASIELKGKELGVDLGGDRELVARVVERVKERELKGYTYEAADASFELLLREEAEGRARRYFRTESWRAIVEDRPDGTHANEATVKLWAKGERIVATAEGNGPVNALDKAIRVGLERIYPQLAKFELIDYKVRILEGRHGTESTTRVLITTSDGNGEWSTVGVGENVIAASWQALEDAFTYGLLRAGVDPAE, translated from the coding sequence ATGACCACGGAGAACGCCGAGGGCTCGCGCCTCGACGACAGCTTCCATGTCTTCGACACGACGCTGCGCGACGGGGCGCAGCGTGAAGGCATCAACCTCACCGTCGCGGACAAGCTGACCATCGCCCGGCACCTCGACGAGTTCGGCGTCGGCTTCATCGAGGGCGGCTGGCCCGGCGCCAACCCGCGCGACACGGAGTTCTTCGCCCGCGCCCGGCAGGAGATCGCGTTCAAGAACGCGCAGCTCGTCGCCTTCGGCGCCACCCGCAGGGCCGGCGGCAGCGCCGCCGAGGACCCGCAGGTCAAGGCGCTCCTCGACTCCGGCGCCCCGGTGATCACCCTGGTCGCGAAGTCGCACGACCGGCACGTCGAGCTCGCCCTGCGCACCACCCTCGACGAGAACCTGGAGATGGTCCGCGACACCGTCGCCCACCTGGTCTCCCAGGGCCGCAGGGTCTTCGTCGACTGCGAGCACTTCTTCGACGGCTACAAGGCGAACCCGGACTACGCCAAGGCCGTCGTCCGCGCCGCGCACGAGGCCGGCGCCGACGTCGTCATCCTCTGCGACACCAACGGCGGCATGCTGCCCGCGCAGATCCAGGCCGTCGTCGCCACCGTGATCGCCGACACCGGCGCCCGGCTCGGCATCCACGCCCAGGACGACACCGGCTGCGCCGTCGCCAACACCCTCGCCGCCGTGGACGCGGGCGCCACGCACGTCCAGTGCACCGCCAACGGCTACGGCGAGCGGGTCGGCAACGCCAACCTCTTCCCCGTGGTCGCGGCCCTGGAGCTCAAGTACGGCAAGCGGGTCCTCCCCGAGGGCGCGCTCGCCGAGATGACCCGGATCTCGCACGCCATCGCCGAGGTCGTCAACCTCACCCCCTCCACCCACCAGCCGTACGTCGGCGTCTCCGCCTTCGCCCACAAGGCCGGACTGCACGCCTCCGCGATCAAGGTGGACCCCGACCTCTACCAGCACATCGACCCCGAGCTGGTCGGCAACACCATGCGGATGCTCGTCTCCGACATGGCGGGCCGCGCCTCCATCGAGCTCAAGGGCAAGGAGCTCGGCGTCGACCTGGGCGGTGACCGCGAGCTCGTCGCCCGGGTCGTCGAGCGGGTCAAGGAGCGCGAGCTCAAGGGCTACACGTACGAGGCCGCCGACGCCTCCTTCGAGCTGCTGCTCCGCGAGGAGGCCGAGGGCCGGGCCCGCCGCTACTTCCGTACGGAGTCCTGGCGGGCGATCGTCGAGGACCGCCCCGACGGCACCCACGCCAACGAGGCCACGGTGAAGCTCTGGGCCAAGGGTGAGCGGATCGTCGCCACCGCCGAGGGCAACGGCCCGGTCAACGCCCTCGACAAGGCGATCCGGGTCGGCCTGGAGCGGATCTACCCGCAGCTCGCCAAGTTCGAGCTGATCGACTACAAGGTCCGCATCCTGGAGGGCCGCCACGGCACCGAGTCCACGACCCGGGTTCTGATCACCACCAGTGACGGCAACGGCGAGTGGTCCACGGTCGGCGTCGGCGAGAACGTCATCGCGGCGTCCTGGCAGGCCCTGGAGGACGCCTTCACGTACGGGCTGCTGCGGGCCGGGGTCGACCCCGCCGAATAG
- a CDS encoding TetR/AcrR family transcriptional regulator — protein MGTIAERGLDGLTMAGLGREVGMSSGHLLYYFRTKDELLLQTLEWSEGRLGAERSALLSRPGTVRDRLDGYVEVYVPAGPRDPHWTLWLEVWNRSQNADDDARARQAAIEGAWHRDLVAILAEGVSRGEFRAVDPDRFATRMRALLDGFSVHVAVGIPGTGREQVLDHVREFITETLISRT, from the coding sequence ATGGGCACCATCGCCGAGCGGGGGCTCGACGGGCTGACCATGGCCGGGCTCGGGCGTGAGGTCGGGATGAGCAGTGGGCACCTGCTCTACTACTTCCGCACCAAGGACGAGCTCCTGCTGCAGACCCTGGAGTGGAGCGAGGGGCGGCTCGGGGCCGAGCGGAGTGCTCTGCTGTCCCGGCCGGGGACGGTGCGCGACCGGCTCGACGGGTACGTCGAGGTGTACGTGCCCGCCGGTCCCCGGGACCCGCACTGGACGCTCTGGCTGGAGGTCTGGAACCGCTCGCAGAACGCCGACGACGACGCCCGTGCCCGGCAGGCCGCCATCGAGGGGGCCTGGCACCGGGACCTCGTCGCGATCCTCGCCGAGGGCGTCTCGCGCGGGGAGTTCCGGGCCGTCGACCCGGACCGCTTCGCCACCCGGATGCGGGCCCTGCTCGACGGCTTCAGCGTGCACGTCGCCGTCGGCATCCCGGGTACGGGACGGGAGCAAGTCCTCGACCACGTGCGGGAGTTCATCACCGAAACATTGATCTCGCGAACGTAA
- a CDS encoding MFS transporter → MGREHWKKIWVGSAGNMVEWFDWFVYASFATYFAGAFFPEGDDTAKLMNTAGIFAVGFFMRPVGGWLLGRVGDRKGRKAALTLTVTLMSASAVLIAIAPTYSVAGYGGAVVLLVARLLQGLSVGGEYAASATYLTEASAPEHRGFASSFQYVSMTAGQILGLGLLLVLQHTLSAEALHGWGWRIPFVIGALGAAVVFYLRRNMLETEVYEETADTGVARGRQGTLKALWAHKREAFLVVALTMGGTVAYYTYTTYLTKYLSNSAGLPKRTATLVSFCALIVFACLQPLAGRLSDRIGRRPLLITFAVGSTLLTVPILTLLKRAGSFWPALGLSLLALVVVTGYTSINACVKAELFPTGIRALGVALPYAIANALFGGTAEYVALWFKNAGVEAGFSWYVAGSAAVSLVVYLAMRETRDIDLGRVGAAAPERKEDQLPVS, encoded by the coding sequence ATGGGACGAGAGCACTGGAAGAAGATCTGGGTCGGTTCGGCGGGCAACATGGTCGAGTGGTTCGACTGGTTCGTGTACGCGAGCTTCGCCACCTACTTCGCGGGGGCCTTCTTCCCCGAGGGCGACGACACCGCCAAGCTCATGAACACCGCCGGGATCTTCGCCGTCGGCTTCTTCATGCGCCCCGTCGGCGGCTGGCTCCTCGGCCGGGTCGGCGACCGGAAGGGCCGCAAGGCCGCGCTCACCCTCACCGTGACGCTGATGTCCGCCTCCGCCGTGCTGATCGCGATCGCGCCCACGTACTCCGTCGCCGGATACGGCGGCGCCGTCGTCCTCCTCGTCGCCCGCCTCCTCCAGGGCCTCTCCGTCGGCGGCGAGTACGCGGCCAGCGCCACCTACCTCACCGAGGCCTCCGCGCCCGAGCACCGCGGCTTCGCCTCCAGCTTCCAGTACGTGTCGATGACCGCCGGCCAGATCCTCGGCCTCGGCCTGCTGCTCGTCCTCCAGCACACCCTCTCCGCCGAGGCCCTGCACGGCTGGGGCTGGCGCATCCCCTTCGTCATCGGCGCCCTCGGCGCGGCCGTCGTCTTCTACCTGCGGCGGAACATGCTGGAGACGGAGGTGTACGAGGAGACCGCCGACACCGGGGTCGCCCGCGGCCGGCAGGGCACCCTCAAGGCGCTGTGGGCGCACAAGCGGGAGGCCTTCCTCGTCGTCGCGCTCACCATGGGCGGGACCGTGGCCTACTACACGTACACCACCTACCTCACCAAGTACCTGTCCAACTCCGCCGGGCTCCCCAAGCGGACCGCCACCCTCGTCTCCTTCTGCGCCCTGATCGTCTTCGCCTGTCTGCAGCCGCTGGCCGGCCGGCTCTCCGACCGGATCGGGCGCCGCCCGCTCCTCATCACCTTCGCGGTCGGCTCCACTCTCCTCACCGTCCCGATCCTGACGCTGCTCAAGCGCGCGGGCTCCTTCTGGCCGGCCCTCGGCCTCTCGCTCCTCGCGCTGGTCGTCGTCACCGGCTACACCTCGATCAACGCCTGCGTGAAGGCCGAGCTCTTCCCGACCGGCATCCGCGCCCTCGGCGTCGCCCTGCCGTACGCGATCGCCAACGCCCTCTTCGGCGGCACCGCCGAGTACGTGGCGCTCTGGTTCAAGAACGCCGGCGTCGAGGCGGGCTTCTCCTGGTACGTGGCGGGCTCCGCGGCCGTCTCCCTGGTCGTCTACCTGGCGATGCGGGAGACCCGTGACATCGACCTGGGCCGCGTCGGCGCCGCCGCCCCCGAGCGCAAGGAAGATCAGCTGCCCGTATCGTGA